The Sorangiineae bacterium MSr11367 genome window below encodes:
- a CDS encoding acyl-CoA thioesterase: MTPRKFRTHHRVSFNHLDPFGHLSATNYLPLFLEHRWTAFRDEMGYDYATIASWPIVFYIRRVTQEFLIPIFADEELEIVSWVVSLGKLDSTVRSEIRKANGKIAATCEFELVCMSKETRRPTPWLKDVVARLFEDDILPVTHHLEDQRLGATAC; this comes from the coding sequence ATGACACCTCGAAAATTTCGCACCCATCACCGCGTGTCGTTCAATCACCTCGATCCGTTTGGACATCTGAGCGCGACGAACTACCTTCCGCTCTTCCTCGAACACCGCTGGACCGCGTTCCGCGACGAGATGGGTTACGACTACGCCACGATCGCGAGCTGGCCCATCGTCTTTTACATCCGGCGCGTCACGCAGGAGTTTCTCATTCCGATCTTCGCCGACGAAGAGCTGGAGATCGTCTCGTGGGTGGTCAGCCTGGGGAAGTTGGATTCCACGGTGCGGAGCGAGATCCGAAAGGCCAACGGGAAGATCGCGGCGACCTGCGAATTCGAGCTTGTCTGCATGTCCAAAGAGACCCGGCGCCCGACCCCGTGGTTGAAGGACGTGGTGGCCCGCTTGTTCGAGGACGACATCCTGCCGGTGACACACCATCTCGAGGACCAGCGGCTTGGGGCAACCGCATGTTGA
- a CDS encoding EamA family transporter, giving the protein MEIVLLTLACAVFYSIFAIFAGLAGGKIDDWLASVMYNGIGTVVPLAVYWASSSRGKTTWRGVLLAGIAGIGIMLFSVVLARIYTRGGNLSFVVPALYGGAIVLSSAFGWLVLKERVSSLQAAGLAFVVAGIACIVVSKLQKV; this is encoded by the coding sequence GTGGAAATCGTCCTCCTCACCCTGGCGTGCGCCGTCTTCTATTCGATCTTCGCCATCTTCGCAGGCCTCGCCGGCGGCAAAATCGACGATTGGCTCGCATCGGTCATGTACAACGGCATCGGCACCGTCGTGCCCCTCGCCGTGTACTGGGCGTCGTCGAGCCGCGGCAAGACGACTTGGCGCGGCGTTCTGCTCGCGGGCATTGCGGGGATCGGCATCATGCTCTTCTCCGTCGTGCTGGCGCGCATCTACACGCGGGGGGGCAATCTTTCGTTCGTCGTTCCTGCATTGTATGGCGGCGCCATCGTATTGAGCTCCGCCTTCGGTTGGCTGGTGCTGAAGGAGCGGGTTAGCAGCCTCCAGGCTGCGGGCCTCGCCTTCGTCGTAGCGGGCATTGCTTGCATCGTCGTATCCAAGCTACAAAAAGTGTAG
- a CDS encoding carboxymuconolactone decarboxylase family protein produces the protein MTARIAPLMPPYSPEVRTSLEKWMPPGAAVEPLVLFRTVARYPLLSDRMRGLGAVFLGRGLLPKRVRELLILRTCARCQAEYEWGVHVTAFATSVGLDPEAVASTLRPASGEGLDTAVLRFADELHDTGTVSDATWETLASQFEPNAMLEMLSMVGFYHAISFIANATRLPLEPWAARMPAEGEPSTPSNGGA, from the coding sequence ATGACCGCACGAATCGCCCCGCTCATGCCGCCCTACAGCCCCGAAGTACGAACGTCGCTGGAGAAATGGATGCCCCCCGGCGCCGCTGTCGAGCCCCTCGTGCTCTTCCGCACCGTGGCGCGCTATCCCCTTTTGAGCGACCGCATGCGCGGTCTCGGTGCCGTTTTTCTAGGCCGCGGCCTTCTCCCAAAGAGGGTTCGCGAGCTTCTCATTTTGAGAACCTGCGCCCGCTGCCAAGCCGAATACGAATGGGGCGTCCACGTCACCGCCTTCGCCACCTCCGTCGGCCTCGACCCCGAGGCCGTTGCCTCCACCTTGCGCCCCGCCTCCGGCGAAGGCCTGGACACCGCTGTACTGCGCTTCGCCGACGAACTCCACGACACCGGCACCGTGTCCGACGCAACATGGGAGACCCTGGCCTCGCAATTCGAGCCCAACGCGATGCTCGAAATGCTCTCCATGGTCGGCTTCTACCACGCCATCTCCTTCATCGCGAACGCCACGCGCCTCCCCCTGGAACCATGGGCCGCACGCATGCCTGCGGAAGGAGAGCCGTCGACGCCGAGCAACGGCGGAGCGTAG
- a CDS encoding sigma-54 dependent transcriptional regulator has product MRILVVDDDRATRRQLVYIVKELPDLEVHEAGSQAEANALLERHTIDIALIDLRLNAADPDNRDGLSLVREVRARAATPIVVSGSDGMHDVREAMRFGAHDYILKEELSSDFVLPILKSLCSQRQLEKEVITLRSKRYPPPTDSLIGPSAAMQRLREILQRVSVSDRPVLVTGPTGSGKELAVRAIHALGGHPDQPFLDLNCGAFPESLIESQLFGHERGAFTGADRKQEGFFAAVRQGTLFLDEIAELPLELQAKLLRVLETRTYRPVGASQARTFEGRVVAATHADLEERVAKGQFREDLFYRLNVLEVTVPSLDERREDIPSLVAHFAAKQPRPLEFTATAVEILTNASWPGNVRQLRNLVDRLAVFTESRVTPELIASLPGRSKLKEAAPLSELVRAVLRLPDVDKMQLMTNALVDEAMRLSENNKTAAARLLGVHRKVVERYVSRAEYANGVDADD; this is encoded by the coding sequence ATGAGAATCCTCGTCGTAGACGACGACCGTGCGACCCGAAGGCAACTCGTCTACATCGTCAAAGAACTGCCCGACTTGGAAGTGCATGAAGCGGGCTCGCAGGCCGAAGCCAACGCTTTGCTGGAGCGCCACACCATCGACATCGCGCTCATCGATCTTCGCTTGAACGCGGCCGATCCGGACAACCGCGACGGTCTCTCCCTCGTGCGCGAGGTGCGAGCGCGCGCCGCCACGCCCATCGTGGTGAGCGGTTCCGACGGCATGCACGACGTGCGGGAGGCCATGCGCTTTGGTGCGCACGATTACATTTTGAAAGAGGAGCTCAGCTCCGACTTCGTCTTGCCGATCCTCAAGAGCCTCTGTAGCCAGCGGCAGCTCGAAAAAGAGGTGATCACGCTCCGTTCGAAGCGTTACCCGCCGCCCACCGACTCGCTGATCGGCCCCTCCGCCGCCATGCAGCGCCTGCGCGAGATCCTGCAGCGGGTGTCCGTTTCCGACCGGCCCGTGTTGGTCACCGGCCCCACGGGGTCGGGCAAGGAGCTCGCCGTGCGTGCCATTCATGCACTCGGCGGCCACCCGGATCAGCCCTTTCTCGATTTGAATTGCGGCGCCTTTCCCGAGTCGCTCATCGAGTCGCAGCTTTTCGGCCACGAGCGCGGCGCCTTCACTGGGGCCGATCGCAAGCAGGAGGGCTTCTTCGCCGCCGTCCGCCAGGGAACCTTGTTCCTCGACGAGATTGCCGAACTGCCCCTCGAACTTCAGGCCAAGTTGCTGCGCGTTCTCGAGACGAGGACCTACCGTCCCGTCGGGGCCTCGCAGGCTCGCACCTTCGAGGGCCGCGTCGTCGCCGCCACACATGCGGATTTGGAAGAGCGTGTTGCGAAGGGGCAATTCCGAGAAGATCTCTTTTATCGCCTCAATGTGCTCGAGGTCACCGTCCCCTCGCTCGACGAGCGTCGAGAAGACATCCCGTCCTTGGTTGCCCACTTCGCGGCCAAGCAACCGCGGCCCCTCGAGTTCACGGCCACGGCCGTCGAGATCCTCACCAATGCCTCGTGGCCCGGCAACGTTCGCCAGCTGCGCAATTTGGTCGATCGACTCGCCGTCTTCACCGAGTCGCGGGTCACACCCGAGTTGATTGCCTCGCTCCCCGGCCGCAGCAAATTGAAGGAAGCGGCTCCCCTGTCGGAGCTCGTTCGTGCGGTGCTGCGCCTGCCCGATGTCGACAAGATGCAGCTCATGACCAATGCCCTGGTCGACGAGGCGATGCGACTCTCCGAGAACAACAAGACCGCCGCCGCGCGTCTTTTGGGCGTGCACCGCAAGGTGGTGGAGCGCTACGTTTCCCGAGCCGAATACGCGAACGGCGTCGACGCCGACGATTGA
- a CDS encoding ATP-binding protein: protein MLHTFYFNRDIVAVRAQRGLPDELVRVLELHWSGELLAACELANKLLAQWEGTPPPLLVAEHALMTVKLGRSLPDVKRSMLGRHWLSWVVHEYARFLSVRVNQDAALVSLVRLFVLGLRAPTSGLLGLAVFGFTHLLAVRGWVRIGFPVARFFFRRTAQRVASRGKTRFSDNFVLATFLYTVLAAARLRMLDSVTLETQSLLPRDPFYQTMFLVCSLYTAAYSGNQARTEVVSAQFLAHAEAKLLYRYQPLAEILPLLPMALRGYGHLVDGALSTVVARHEAREVDVGHAVHNPFFRTAALISLSAGRFGNAKIYITRAIRHRRLTKSFHRWERLDQRILDMAEGHETFTPDTAHFFGIQLETTVPTSLGKLLCDIVSATPASLPGGVKAFEERVFALLRRHLDCPFAEIRTSPASFSETVPQIRVGKRFVVAYGLGRKRARTVDRIFAAVAPVLAILEHNIEQMLSVEARTDGDTHAGTIHRTTQMLAHDVRRPFQLLRIGLESLAAVRTQGEALEVVRTLLPEVQRASQDVDHLIEDTMRMSHGPKPVPTPVDELVTGSLRDVFAVRMDCEIELRYDGVEDGVHLAVDPVRMRRALSNVIGNAVEAMRGAGIIWFALTPAGDDGFHELRIGNSGPPLDEEQLARIFDAFYSSGKPGGTGLGLAIAHRVVVAHGGTIGCANVAHGVEFRLTLPAAQPRHRAMRPGRMPSHCHELTVAAAAPGPTRKAPPREIAVVDDSRAIHLAWRTGIGGHAEVHYFRSPAAFWEAIDGEPGLLERLYAVITDFRFSDREDCGSKLAERLRLRRPDLPILVSSSGILEDVDVDGIFDAVLEKGGLSWPRLERIVAGVRATWVEHSGEHPRVPNGKAGDGLRITSN, encoded by the coding sequence ATGCTCCATACTTTCTATTTCAATCGCGATATCGTCGCGGTGCGCGCTCAACGAGGCTTGCCCGACGAGCTCGTGCGTGTCCTCGAGCTGCATTGGTCGGGGGAGCTTCTCGCCGCCTGCGAATTGGCAAACAAGCTTCTCGCACAATGGGAAGGCACACCGCCGCCGCTTCTCGTCGCCGAGCATGCGCTCATGACGGTAAAGCTAGGGCGAAGCCTACCGGACGTGAAACGGTCCATGCTCGGACGCCATTGGCTCTCTTGGGTGGTGCACGAGTATGCACGCTTCCTCTCGGTGCGCGTGAACCAAGATGCCGCGCTTGTTTCGCTCGTGCGACTGTTCGTTCTTGGATTGCGAGCCCCCACGTCGGGTCTCCTCGGGCTCGCCGTCTTCGGCTTCACCCATCTCCTCGCTGTGCGCGGCTGGGTACGAATCGGCTTTCCGGTCGCTCGATTCTTCTTTCGTCGGACGGCGCAGCGCGTGGCCTCACGGGGGAAAACGAGGTTCTCCGACAACTTCGTCCTCGCAACATTTCTCTACACCGTGCTGGCCGCCGCTCGGTTGAGAATGCTCGATTCGGTGACGCTCGAGACACAGTCACTTTTGCCGCGCGATCCGTTTTACCAGACCATGTTTCTCGTGTGCTCGCTCTACACGGCCGCATATTCTGGCAACCAGGCACGCACCGAGGTCGTGTCGGCACAATTCCTCGCGCATGCGGAAGCCAAGCTTCTCTATCGCTACCAGCCGCTTGCGGAAATCTTGCCCCTCCTTCCCATGGCCCTTCGTGGCTACGGGCACCTGGTCGACGGTGCTCTTTCGACCGTGGTCGCACGCCACGAGGCACGCGAGGTCGACGTGGGCCACGCGGTCCACAACCCCTTCTTTCGTACGGCCGCGCTCATCTCCCTTTCCGCGGGAAGGTTTGGCAATGCCAAGATCTACATCACGCGCGCCATCCGACACCGCCGGCTCACAAAATCGTTTCACCGGTGGGAAAGGCTCGACCAACGCATTCTCGACATGGCCGAGGGCCATGAGACGTTCACCCCGGATACCGCGCATTTCTTCGGCATCCAACTCGAGACCACGGTCCCAACGTCGCTCGGCAAGCTCCTCTGTGACATCGTCAGTGCGACGCCAGCATCGCTCCCGGGCGGAGTGAAGGCCTTCGAGGAACGCGTCTTCGCGTTGCTGCGCCGCCATCTCGATTGCCCCTTCGCCGAAATCCGCACGAGCCCGGCGAGCTTCTCCGAAACGGTCCCGCAGATCCGCGTAGGAAAGAGATTCGTCGTCGCCTATGGCCTGGGTCGAAAGCGGGCACGCACCGTGGACAGGATCTTCGCCGCCGTCGCGCCCGTGCTTGCGATTCTCGAGCACAACATCGAGCAGATGCTGTCGGTCGAGGCCCGCACCGACGGAGACACACACGCCGGCACCATCCATCGCACGACGCAGATGCTCGCTCATGACGTTCGGCGCCCATTCCAACTGCTCCGTATCGGCCTCGAATCGCTCGCCGCGGTGCGCACGCAGGGCGAGGCACTGGAGGTCGTGCGCACACTCTTGCCGGAGGTCCAGCGCGCCAGCCAGGACGTCGATCATCTCATCGAGGATACGATGCGGATGAGCCATGGCCCGAAGCCCGTCCCCACCCCCGTCGACGAGCTGGTCACGGGGAGCCTTCGCGACGTATTCGCGGTGCGCATGGACTGCGAAATCGAACTTCGCTACGACGGGGTCGAGGACGGTGTGCATTTGGCCGTTGACCCCGTTCGGATGCGGCGGGCCCTTTCCAACGTGATCGGCAATGCCGTCGAAGCGATGCGGGGCGCTGGCATCATCTGGTTCGCGCTCACCCCCGCCGGCGACGACGGCTTCCACGAGTTGCGAATTGGCAACTCCGGGCCGCCCCTCGACGAAGAGCAATTGGCCCGCATCTTCGATGCATTCTACTCCTCGGGTAAGCCCGGCGGCACGGGCCTCGGTCTGGCCATCGCGCACCGCGTGGTCGTCGCGCACGGCGGCACCATCGGGTGCGCGAACGTGGCCCATGGAGTCGAATTTCGACTGACGCTCCCCGCTGCGCAGCCCCGACACCGCGCCATGCGTCCCGGGCGCATGCCCTCGCACTGCCACGAACTCACCGTGGCCGCGGCCGCGCCGGGACCGACACGCAAAGCGCCTCCCCGAGAGATCGCCGTCGTCGACGATTCTCGGGCCATTCACCTCGCGTGGCGCACGGGCATCGGCGGCCACGCCGAGGTTCACTACTTCCGTTCGCCGGCTGCCTTTTGGGAGGCCATCGATGGCGAGCCGGGCCTCCTCGAGCGACTGTACGCGGTCATCACCGACTTCCGCTTTTCCGACCGCGAGGACTGCGGCTCCAAGTTGGCGGAGAGGCTCCGACTCCGACGCCCCGATTTGCCGATTCTGGTGAGCTCTTCGGGCATCCTGGAGGATGTCGATGTGGACGGCATCTTCGACGCCGTCCTCGAAAAGGGCGGCCTCTCGTGGCCGCGTCTCGAACGAATCGTGGCCGGTGTGCGCGCAACCTGGGTCGAGCACAGCGGCGAACACCCGAGAGTACCGAACGGCAAGGCCGGCGACGGTCTCCGGATTACTTCGAATTGA
- a CDS encoding sigma-54 dependent transcriptional regulator — MRMLVVDDDCATRRQLVYIAKELPELDVLEAASQGDAHALLERQSIDIALIDLRLDAADPDNRDGLALVREVRARAATPIVISGSDGMHDVRQAMRFGAYDYLLKEELSSDLVLPILRRLCNQRVLEKEVITLRSKRFPSPMDSLIGPSAAMQRLRDVLQRVSVSDRPVLVTGPTGAGKELAVRAIHALGSHPDEPFLDLNCGAFPESLIESQLFGHERGAFTGADRRQQGFFTAVGRGTLFLDEIAELPLELQAKLLRVLETKTYRPVGASQARVFEGRVVAATHADLEERVARGLFREDLFYRLNVLEVTIPALDERRDDIPALVAHFNAKQTRPLEFTVAAVEMLREAPWPGNVRQLRNVVDRLAVFTESEVTPELIASLSGRSKQKEGATLSGLIRAVLRMPDTDKLQLMTYALVDEAMRLSEGNKTAAARLLGVHRKVVERCLSRTEAPSSQPAAQE, encoded by the coding sequence ATGAGAATGCTCGTCGTAGATGACGACTGCGCAACGAGGCGTCAGCTCGTTTACATCGCCAAGGAGCTGCCCGAGCTCGATGTGCTCGAAGCTGCTTCGCAGGGCGACGCTCATGCGTTGCTGGAGCGTCAGAGTATCGACATCGCGCTGATCGATTTGCGTCTCGACGCGGCCGATCCCGACAATCGCGATGGCCTCGCCCTCGTGCGGGAAGTCCGCGCGCGAGCGGCCACGCCCATCGTGATCAGCGGATCGGACGGTATGCACGACGTCCGTCAAGCGATGCGATTCGGCGCGTACGACTATCTCCTCAAGGAGGAGCTCAGCTCCGACTTGGTGCTCCCCATCCTCCGCCGGCTTTGCAACCAGCGGGTGCTCGAGAAGGAAGTCATCACGCTGCGTTCGAAGCGCTTTCCGTCGCCAATGGACTCGCTGATCGGGCCATCGGCCGCCATGCAGCGGCTGCGCGACGTTCTGCAGCGTGTCTCCGTGTCGGACAGGCCGGTGCTCGTCACGGGGCCCACGGGCGCGGGCAAGGAGCTCGCCGTTCGCGCCATCCACGCCCTCGGGAGCCACCCCGACGAACCGTTTCTCGATTTGAACTGTGGGGCCTTTCCCGAGTCGCTCATCGAGTCGCAACTCTTCGGCCACGAGCGAGGTGCGTTTACCGGCGCCGATCGCAGGCAGCAGGGCTTCTTCACGGCGGTGGGCCGGGGCACGCTGTTCCTCGACGAGATTGCCGAATTGCCGCTCGAGCTGCAAGCAAAGTTGCTGCGCGTGCTCGAGACGAAGACCTACCGGCCCGTCGGGGCATCGCAGGCGCGCGTCTTCGAGGGGCGCGTCGTGGCCGCGACCCACGCGGATCTGGAGGAGCGCGTCGCGCGCGGCTTGTTCCGCGAGGACCTGTTCTATCGACTCAACGTCCTCGAGGTGACCATCCCCGCGCTCGACGAGCGCCGCGACGACATTCCCGCGCTCGTCGCACATTTCAACGCGAAGCAAACGCGGCCCCTGGAATTCACCGTCGCGGCGGTCGAGATGCTCCGCGAGGCGCCCTGGCCCGGCAACGTGCGCCAGCTTCGAAACGTCGTCGACCGGCTCGCCGTGTTCACCGAATCGGAGGTGACGCCGGAGCTGATCGCGTCCCTTTCTGGCCGCAGCAAGCAGAAGGAAGGCGCCACCCTCTCGGGACTGATCCGCGCCGTTCTCCGGATGCCAGATACGGACAAACTGCAGCTCATGACCTACGCACTCGTCGATGAAGCGATGCGGCTGTCGGAGGGCAACAAGACCGCGGCCGCCCGGCTCCTCGGCGTTCACCGCAAAGTGGTCGAACGATGCCTCTCGCGCACCGAGGCCCCGAGTTCGCAACCCGCCGCGCAAGAGTGA
- a CDS encoding helix-turn-helix transcriptional regulator, producing the protein MAGARTKTPRPGVPVRGSRTGRPIMALLDLLGRRWTLRVLWELREAPATFRALRERCDDVSPTVLNVRLKELRESGIIELSDDEGYRLTEAGIGLRTALVPLTEWATHAWSRGAAKKSTR; encoded by the coding sequence ATGGCTGGCGCGCGCACGAAAACACCCCGTCCCGGCGTGCCCGTTCGTGGGTCGCGCACCGGACGCCCCATCATGGCCCTGCTCGACCTGCTAGGGCGAAGGTGGACCTTGCGTGTGCTCTGGGAGCTGCGCGAGGCGCCAGCCACCTTCCGCGCGCTGCGCGAACGGTGCGACGATGTATCCCCCACCGTTCTCAATGTTCGACTCAAGGAACTGCGCGAGTCCGGCATCATCGAGCTCTCGGACGACGAGGGCTACCGCCTGACCGAGGCCGGCATCGGCTTGCGAACCGCGCTCGTGCCGCTCACCGAGTGGGCTACCCATGCTTGGAGCCGGGGCGCTGCCAAGAAGAGCACTCGATAG
- a CDS encoding trypsin-like serine protease has protein sequence MKRFLFLAMVVAAATGCSAQAADNDVVGEASSEIIGGTLDNGDPSVVYIVMDGKYGCSGSVISSTVVLTAAHCLAGFSSFEVRTGTKAGSSPTSKLAVKEVHAHPSYDPNGAADQKYDIGVIVLSNATSLSPLTIGRTALTNSAVGKDVRLVGYGWNDGVSKSGGGVKREITVAVKELKSDDFSVGEYGRTSCHGDSGGPAFLDGKIVGVTSYGYDYPWEACIDSGFYTRVDLYTSFIDQYTR, from the coding sequence ATGAAGCGCTTTCTGTTTTTGGCGATGGTAGTTGCCGCAGCAACGGGATGCAGTGCGCAAGCTGCAGACAATGACGTGGTGGGCGAAGCAAGCAGCGAAATCATTGGTGGGACGTTGGACAATGGCGATCCGTCGGTCGTCTACATCGTCATGGATGGCAAATACGGTTGCTCGGGGTCGGTGATCAGCAGCACCGTGGTTCTCACGGCGGCCCACTGCCTTGCCGGTTTCAGCTCGTTCGAAGTGCGCACCGGCACGAAGGCGGGATCGAGTCCCACGTCGAAGCTGGCCGTCAAGGAAGTGCACGCGCACCCCTCGTACGACCCCAATGGGGCCGCCGATCAAAAATACGACATTGGGGTCATCGTTCTCTCGAACGCGACCTCCCTTTCGCCGCTCACCATCGGCCGCACCGCGCTCACCAACTCCGCCGTCGGCAAGGACGTCCGCCTCGTGGGCTACGGCTGGAACGACGGTGTGTCGAAGTCGGGCGGCGGCGTCAAACGCGAGATCACCGTGGCCGTCAAGGAGCTGAAGTCGGACGACTTCTCCGTCGGCGAATACGGCCGCACGTCGTGCCACGGCGATTCGGGAGGCCCCGCCTTCCTCGACGGCAAGATCGTCGGCGTGACCTCGTACGGATACGACTACCCGTGGGAAGCCTGCATCGACTCGGGCTTCTACACGCGCGTCGACCTCTATACGAGCTTCATCGACCAGTACACGCGCTGA